GGAATATCCTCTTGTCCGCCAGACGCCTGTCCAACTGGATCTCCATGTTGCCGGTCCCCTTGAATTCTTCGAAGATAACCTCGTCCATACGGCTTCCCGTCTCTATGAGGGCAGTTGCTATGATGGTGAGGCTTCCTCCCTCTTCCACGTTGCGTGCTGCTCCAAAGAATCTCTTGGGCCTCTGCAAGGCGTTGGCATCCACGCCGCCCGAGAGGATCTTTCCACTGGGCGGCACCACCGTATTATGAGCTCTGGCCAGTCTGGTTATGCTATCCAGCAATATCACCACGTCCTTCTTGTGTTCCACGAGCCTCTTGGCTTTTTCCAGAACCATATCAGCCACTTGAACATGGCGCTGGGCCGGCTCGTCAAAAGTTGAGCTTATCACCTCGGCGTCCACAGAGCGCATCATGTCTGTGACCTCTTCAGGCCTCTCATCTATCAACAAAACTATCAGAATTATCTCTTTGTGATTCTGGGTGATACTGTTGGCGATGTTCTGAAGCAGAATAGTCTTACCAGTGCGGGGGGCGGCCACAATCAGTCCCCTTTGCCCCTTCCCGATGGGGCAAAGCATATCCATTATGCGCATGGAAACCTGATCGTGGGTGGTCTCCAGTTTTATTCGTTCCTGGGGATAAAGAGGTGTCAAATTGTCGAAAAGTATTTTGTCTCTGGCCACTTCAGGATCTTCGTAATTGACCGCCTCCACCTTCAGTAGAGCAAAGTATCTCTCGGAATCCTTGGGAGGCCTTATCTGTCCAGAGACAGTGTCTCCAGTCCTGAGGTTGAACCTGCGGATCTGAGAGGGAGAAACATAGATGTCGTCAGGGCCCGGAAGATAGCTGTAGTCAGAAGATCGCAGGAATCCGAAACCATCTGGAAGGATCTCCAACACGCCTTCCCCGTAAATAAAACCGTTTTTTTCTGTTTGAGCTTGCAAAATAGCAAATATCAGCTCCTGCTTGCGCATTCCGCTGGCCCCTTCCACTTGAAGCTTCTTGGCTAGATCCAACAGCTCCGAAATCCTTTTTTCTTTGAGTTCTACCAGATTCATTTTCGCCCTCTTGGAATCTCTGTTTTGGGTCATGTGCGTGTTTCTTCTCCCTGGTTCCTACGGGGCCGAAGGATTCTCTCTATCTGTACCCCGGCCCTAGGCTTTTGCCCAAGAAGCCCCTGTTACTGACAGGTAAGGATCTCCTCCATTGGGCTCCCACTCAGCCGACCTTGAATTCGTGCCAGGTTCTCCTCCCAGGAACTTACAGCTTTTGCAACCGTTCGTAACGGCTTCTGCTTAATAGATCCCTATAGGTGAGCATTTATTCTGAGTGGTGCTCTCTCTGGGAGACGAATCCTTAGAGACGATACTCATCCTACCCTAGGCAGGTGCAATGCACAGATAAAATTAACCTATCGGATAGGTGGCCGCCTGTCAAGGAAAAAACCCACTTCGGTACCGCCCCAAAACAACACTCACGAAGAACCCTCAAAAAGGTTCATGCCCAGAAGAATATCAAAGGGTTTCCTGTGGACTGACATGGGACGCCAGCCCCTATGGTCTACTGGCCTGGCCTACTGAAGGCTCACTGTTGAATACTCTCAGTTTTTTTGCTCCCACAAAAGGACTTCTCCTTGATCACCCAAAGCATCCTGCGAGTTTAAAGCTTTTCCCCAAGACCCCCCTTGTGGGCGAGCAGTTCAGGCCGGTTGTGCTCTCATTCTACAAGCTGAATCAGGTTTAGCTGTCGTCCTGTCTTGCCTTTGCTGGCACGATGTGAAAAGAAAACTTTTTCATTGCAAGAAGTACAAGCTGTTACCCTGACTATGTTGCTCTGAGGGACCCCAGCCTGAATGAGCTGGTGTACATTTAACCCCACCAGATCCAGCGTGTACCTGTTTGCCCTCAAAGGTTTGATGAATTCCTTCCACCGGGCGGTGCTGTTCTTTATGGACCTTACCACCTTGATGTCCACCTCATAGCAACACTCACCTATACAAGGCCCAAAACCCACCATTAGATCTTGAGGATCCACATTGAAGGCTTTCTGAAGCTTGCTGACCACGGTCCCAATCACGTTCAGACAAGTCCCCCTCCATCCGGCGTGCACTATTCCTATTACTTCTTCCTTGGGGGCGTAAAGTAGTATGGGAAGACAATCCGCAGTCAGAACTCCGATGGCCACCCCCTTCTCCTGGGTAAGGATGGCATCGTAGTCCAGGTGTTGATATTTGCTTCCAACCTTGCGCGGATCTTCATCCAAGATCAGAACTTGATCCCCATGTACCTGGTTAGCAAGGAAGATCCTTTCGGGATCCAGACCTAGGGCATCGGCCAGGATCTTTTTGTTTTGCATCACATTTTCCCTGGAATCCCCACCCTGGGTATCAAAATTAAGACTCCTGAAAGGACCCTGGCTTACGCCCCCTAGCCTTGTACAAAAGGCATGTTTCAAGCGCCCGTTGGAGGCTTTCTTGAAACTTTCCAACGTGACCACTCTTACTTTTCCATATGTCTCAAGGCCCATAGCTGTTTCGGAAAATGAAGTGTGCGGGATACCTTTGGTGGTCTGGCGAAGAAAAGCCACTCATAAAAATAAAATACATCATGAAAAGCCCCTTTGTCAATCTCGCCTGTTTTCCAGCTTTTCCAGGCCCGGATTTTCCAAAAGCCAGAATCATGCAAGAGCATTGCTCCATGAGACCCAACTCAATCATATGAGCTGCTCCATGTGTCCATGTTGAAAAACAAGCCCCTTGCCTTTGGTCCTTCCAATTGAGTGTTCAATCTGCATTTCTGGAATAAGAATCCGCAAACCTAACCACACAAGCTCCTTTGTCTCGTGGGATGTGCCGGATCAGAAATGATTCTCCACGGGAGACAGCAAGCTGTCTTAGCCCTGACTGTCTTTACCCCAGATTTCGCTTTGATTGATTTCAGTGGGGAGAGGAGCGGCGGTTTCATCGTGTAAGGTCTTGAAATGAAAAGCCTCCTTGGTGTATGTTT
This portion of the bacterium genome encodes:
- the rho gene encoding transcription termination factor Rho, which codes for MNLVELKEKRISELLDLAKKLQVEGASGMRKQELIFAILQAQTEKNGFIYGEGVLEILPDGFGFLRSSDYSYLPGPDDIYVSPSQIRRFNLRTGDTVSGQIRPPKDSERYFALLKVEAVNYEDPEVARDKILFDNLTPLYPQERIKLETTHDQVSMRIMDMLCPIGKGQRGLIVAAPRTGKTILLQNIANSITQNHKEIILIVLLIDERPEEVTDMMRSVDAEVISSTFDEPAQRHVQVADMVLEKAKRLVEHKKDVVILLDSITRLARAHNTVVPPSGKILSGGVDANALQRPKRFFGAARNVEEGGSLTIIATALIETGSRMDEVIFEEFKGTGNMEIQLDRRLADKRIFPSIDINKSGTRKEELLLPKEDLNRIWILRKLLSPLNPVDAMEFLLDKIQKTKTNREFLDSMSS
- the pgeF gene encoding peptidoglycan editing factor PgeF → MGLETYGKVRVVTLESFKKASNGRLKHAFCTRLGGVSQGPFRSLNFDTQGGDSRENVMQNKKILADALGLDPERIFLANQVHGDQVLILDEDPRKVGSKYQHLDYDAILTQEKGVAIGVLTADCLPILLYAPKEEVIGIVHAGWRGTCLNVIGTVVSKLQKAFNVDPQDLMVGFGPCIGECCYEVDIKVVRSIKNSTARWKEFIKPLRANRYTLDLVGLNVHQLIQAGVPQSNIVRVTACTSCNEKVFFSHRASKGKTGRQLNLIQLVE